The Neovison vison isolate M4711 chromosome 5, ASM_NN_V1, whole genome shotgun sequence genome includes a region encoding these proteins:
- the CACNG5 gene encoding voltage-dependent calcium channel gamma-5 subunit, producing MSGCGRKALTLLSSVFAVCGLGLLGIAVSTDYWLYLEEGVVLPQNQSAEIKMSLHSGLWRVCFLAGEERGRCFTIEYVMPMNSQLTSESTVNVLKMIRSATPFPLVSLFFMFIGFILSNIGHIRPHRTILAFVSGIFFILSGLSLVVGLVLYISSINDEMLNRTKDAETYFNYKYGWSFAFAAISFLLTESAGVMSVYLFMKRYTAEDMYRPHPSFYRPRLSNCSDYSGQFLHPDAWVRGRSPSDISSDASLQMNSNYPALLKCPDYDQMSSSPC from the exons ATGAGCGGCTGCGGGAGGAAGGCGCTGACCCTGCTGAGCAGCGTCTTTGCCGTCTGcggcctggggctcctgggcatCGCAGTCAGCACCGACTACTGGCTCTACCTGGAGGAGGGGGTGGTCCTGCCCCAGAACCAGAGCGCGGAGATCAAGATGTCCCTGCACTCGGGCCTGTGGCGTGTCTGCTTCCTCGCAG GGGAAGAGCGGGGTCGCTGCTTCACCATAGAGTACGTGATGCCCATGAACTCCCAGCTGACGTCGGAGTCCACCGTCAATGTTCTAA AAATGATTCGCTCGGCCACACCGTTCCCCCTGGTCAGCCTCTTCTTCATGTTCATTGGGTTTATCCTGAGCAACATCGGACACATCCGTCCCCACAGGACAATACTTGCCTTTGTCTCCGGCATCTTCTTCATCCTCTCAG GCCTCTCTCTGGTGGTGGGCCTGGTGCTCTACATCTCCAGCATCAACGACGAGATGCTCAACAGGACCAAGGACGCAGAGACCTATTTCAACTACAAGTACGGCTGGTCGTTTGCCTTCGCGGCCATCTCTTTCCTTTTGACTGAG AGCGCCGGAGTGATGTCCGTGTACCTGTTCATGAAGCGGTACACCGCCGAGGACATGTACCGGCCGCACCCCAGCTTCTACCGGCCTCGTCTGAGCAACTGCTCCGATTACTCAGGCCAGTTCCTACACCCGGACGCCTGGGTCCGGGGCCGCAGCCCCTCCGACATCTCCAGCGACGCCTCCCTGCAGATGAACAGCAACTACCCAGCCCTGCTCAAGTGCCCCGACTACGACCAGATGTCCTCGTCCCCCTGCTGA